The Candidatus Hydrogenedentota bacterium genome has a segment encoding these proteins:
- a CDS encoding dienelactone hydrolase family protein produces the protein MVDLNKLKNPLDWIQARKEIESAVLRQFGKLPKERAELQLKVMDEESFSGYVRRRVNYFVTEWERITAWLFLPERKDPAPAIVCCHSETPEGKAEPAGLAGDRFLAFAQHYAEQGFATIAPDCVTTGERVSPGRDAYDTTNFYKDWPKASLLGKMMWDYTCALEALAETPGVDAARMGIIGHGLGGTCALLVAALDERVQVCVASCGFTRFQDDKKPGRWVQDGECMLLPNLEEAVATRNYPFDWEHILALAAPTPTLLITALNDEKLSNTKSCQKAADAARNVYRMLGAENAIENWTHARGRSLTVEALDAADAWFERWI, from the coding sequence ATGGTCGACCTTAATAAGCTGAAAAACCCGTTAGATTGGATACAGGCCCGCAAGGAAATCGAGTCTGCCGTCTTGAGACAATTCGGCAAACTCCCCAAGGAGCGGGCGGAACTGCAGTTGAAGGTTATGGACGAAGAATCGTTCTCCGGCTATGTCCGGAGACGCGTGAATTACTTCGTGACCGAGTGGGAGCGTATCACGGCGTGGCTGTTCTTGCCCGAGCGCAAGGACCCGGCCCCGGCGATCGTCTGCTGCCACAGTGAAACGCCCGAAGGCAAAGCCGAGCCGGCTGGTTTGGCGGGAGACCGTTTCCTGGCGTTTGCCCAGCACTATGCCGAACAAGGTTTCGCAACCATTGCCCCCGACTGCGTGACCACTGGAGAACGCGTCTCTCCGGGCAGGGACGCCTATGACACGACAAACTTCTACAAAGACTGGCCGAAAGCGTCCTTGCTCGGCAAGATGATGTGGGATTACACCTGTGCGCTCGAGGCATTGGCAGAGACCCCCGGGGTGGATGCGGCGCGCATGGGCATCATCGGTCATGGGCTGGGGGGAACCTGTGCGCTGCTTGTGGCGGCTCTTGACGAACGGGTACAGGTGTGCGTGGCAAGTTGCGGCTTCACCCGTTTCCAGGATGACAAGAAGCCGGGGCGCTGGGTGCAGGACGGCGAGTGCATGCTGCTGCCAAACCTCGAAGAAGCGGTGGCCACAAGGAACTATCCTTTCGATTGGGAACACATATTGGCTCTTGCGGCGCCCACGCCGACCCTGCTTATCACCGCGCTGAACGACGAGAAACTGTCCAACACGAAAAGCTGCCAGAAGGCTGCCGATGCCGCGCGAAACGTGTATCGCATGCTGGGCGCCGAGAATGCCATCGAGAACTGGACCCATGCGCGCGGCCGGTCTCTTACCGTCGAGGCGCTCGATGCGGCAGACGCCTGGTTCGAGCGCTGGATATAG